The Streptomyces sp. NBC_01244 genome contains a region encoding:
- a CDS encoding anthranilate synthase family protein yields MHAHSHPHPHSHSLLSRLLDDTCPPFALLRRRTPGRDHDTVEVLIGPVHEAGLLADLPVGERPALALVPFRQIRERGFDVRDDGTPLSVLVADEAYEIPLAEALAALPAHEVRVDDGGFDVPDEEYADTVRRVIEDEIGRGEGANFVIRRTYEGRIEGFGRADALALFRRLLEGERGAYWTYVVHTGERTLVGASPEVHVRMSGGTVVMNPISGTYRHPAGGPTADSLLAFLGDRKETEELSMVVDEELKMMCTVGDMGGVVVGPRLKEMAHLAHTEYELRGRSSLDVREVLKETMFAATVTGSPVQNACRVIERYEPLGRDGVGRGYYAGALALLGLDASGAQTLDSPILIRTADIAPDGALRVPVGATLVRHSDPAGEVAETHAKAAGVLAALGVRPAAARPSFAGARLADDPRVQAALAARREDLAPFWLRMQERPAEVTGHALVVDGEDTFTSMLGHVLRVAGLEVTVRRYDDPGLRAAALAWDGPIVLGPGPGDPADFGDPKIRTMRELTAELLASHRGGLLGVCLSHQLLAAELGLPLVRKAEPAQGAQTRIPLFGAEEVVGFYNTYAAHCSAERARSLALRGIEVSRDPATGEVHALRSVSGGFAGVQFHPESVLTLHGADLVRDLIAGVRAPAKA; encoded by the coding sequence ATGCACGCGCATTCGCACCCGCACCCGCACTCGCACTCGCTCCTGAGCCGCCTGCTCGACGACACCTGCCCGCCCTTCGCACTGCTGCGCCGCCGCACGCCCGGCCGCGACCACGACACCGTCGAGGTGCTGATCGGTCCGGTCCACGAGGCCGGGCTCCTGGCCGACCTGCCCGTCGGCGAGCGGCCCGCCCTGGCCCTCGTCCCCTTCCGCCAGATCCGTGAGCGCGGGTTCGACGTACGCGACGACGGCACGCCGCTGAGCGTGCTGGTCGCCGACGAGGCGTACGAGATCCCGCTCGCCGAGGCGCTGGCCGCGCTGCCGGCCCACGAGGTACGGGTCGACGACGGCGGCTTCGACGTCCCCGACGAGGAGTACGCGGACACCGTCCGGCGGGTCATCGAGGACGAGATCGGCCGGGGCGAGGGCGCGAACTTCGTCATCCGGCGCACCTACGAGGGGCGGATCGAGGGCTTCGGCCGCGCCGACGCCCTGGCGTTGTTCCGGCGGCTGCTGGAGGGCGAGCGGGGCGCGTACTGGACGTACGTGGTCCACACCGGGGAGCGCACCCTCGTCGGGGCCAGCCCCGAGGTGCACGTGCGGATGTCCGGGGGCACGGTCGTGATGAACCCGATCAGCGGTACGTACCGCCATCCGGCCGGGGGGCCGACGGCCGACTCCCTCCTCGCCTTCCTCGGCGACCGCAAGGAGACCGAGGAGCTGTCCATGGTGGTGGACGAGGAGCTCAAGATGATGTGCACGGTCGGGGACATGGGCGGGGTGGTCGTCGGTCCCCGGCTCAAGGAGATGGCGCACCTCGCGCACACCGAGTACGAGCTGCGCGGCCGCTCCTCCCTGGACGTCCGCGAGGTCCTGAAGGAAACGATGTTCGCGGCGACGGTGACCGGATCGCCGGTGCAGAACGCCTGCCGGGTCATCGAGCGGTACGAGCCCCTCGGGCGGGACGGGGTCGGCCGCGGCTATTACGCGGGCGCGCTGGCCCTGCTGGGTCTCGACGCCTCGGGCGCCCAGACCCTCGATTCCCCCATCCTCATCCGCACGGCGGACATCGCGCCGGACGGCGCGCTGCGGGTGCCCGTCGGGGCCACCCTCGTACGGCACTCCGACCCGGCCGGCGAGGTGGCCGAGACGCACGCGAAGGCGGCGGGGGTGCTGGCGGCGCTGGGTGTGCGCCCGGCGGCGGCGCGGCCCTCATTCGCAGGGGCCCGGCTGGCCGACGACCCCCGGGTGCAGGCGGCCCTGGCGGCACGCCGCGAGGACCTGGCGCCGTTCTGGCTGCGGATGCAGGAGCGGCCGGCGGAGGTGACGGGCCACGCCCTGGTGGTGGACGGGGAGGACACCTTCACCTCGATGCTCGGGCACGTGCTGCGGGTGGCCGGGCTGGAGGTGACCGTACGCCGCTACGACGATCCGGGGCTGCGGGCGGCCGCCCTGGCCTGGGACGGGCCGATCGTGCTCGGCCCCGGCCCGGGCGACCCGGCGGACTTCGGCGATCCGAAGATCCGGACGATGCGCGAGCTGACGGCGGAGCTCCTGGCCTCGCACAGGGGCGGGCTGCTCGGGGTCTGCCTCAGCCACCAGCTGCTCGCGGCCGAGCTGGGGCTCCCGCTGGTCCGCAAGGCGGAGCCGGCGCAAGGGGCGCAGACACGGATCCCGCTGTTCGGGGCCGAGGAGGTCGTCGGCTTCTACAACACGTACGCGGCGCACTGCTCCGCGGAGCGGGCGCGGTCCCTGGCCCTGCGGGGCATCGAGGTGTCCCGGGACCCCGCCACCGGCGAGGTCCACGCGCTGCGCTCCGTCTCCGGCGGCTTCGCGGGGGTCCAGTTCCACCCGGAGTCGGTCCTGACCCTGCACGGCGCGGACCTGGTCCGCGACCTGATCGCCGGAGTCCGGGCTCCGGCCAAGGCCTAG
- a CDS encoding 2-hydroxyacid dehydrogenase, with product MEILAFGVTADEKPLIEEAFAGQHEVRCLDVFLSEDTAPIAAGYEIVSSSVNADLNGRVLRTLAAGGTKMIAQRSTGFNNIDLDVARQLGLTVSRVSYYSPYSVAEFAWTLAMAVNRRIVRASNRTRDFDFRLNGLMGRDMRGRTVGVLGTGKIGEAFTRIAHGFGMNLLGWDVAQNPACVELGMKYVDKDELFASSDLISLHVPLLESTHHLIGAQALKAMKDDAILVNSSRGGLVDTDALVTELRSGRFAGVGLDVYEAEAGLFFLDKSLVAVEDDTLARLITFPNVVVTSHQAYYTHDAVGQIIDTTVANVADYLAGRRSENTLSPS from the coding sequence GTGGAAATCCTGGCATTCGGGGTGACGGCGGACGAGAAGCCGCTCATCGAGGAGGCCTTCGCGGGACAGCACGAGGTGCGCTGTCTGGACGTCTTCCTGAGCGAGGACACCGCCCCCATCGCGGCCGGGTACGAGATCGTGTCGTCGAGCGTCAACGCGGACCTGAACGGCCGGGTGCTGCGGACCCTGGCGGCGGGCGGCACGAAGATGATCGCCCAGCGCTCCACCGGCTTCAACAACATCGACCTGGACGTCGCGCGGCAGCTGGGCCTGACGGTCAGCCGGGTGTCGTACTACTCCCCGTACTCGGTGGCCGAGTTCGCCTGGACCCTGGCCATGGCCGTGAACCGGCGGATCGTACGCGCCTCGAACCGGACGCGGGACTTCGACTTCCGGCTGAACGGCCTGATGGGCCGCGACATGCGCGGCCGCACGGTGGGCGTGCTCGGCACCGGCAAGATCGGCGAGGCGTTCACCCGGATCGCGCACGGGTTCGGCATGAACCTGCTGGGCTGGGACGTGGCGCAGAACCCGGCCTGCGTGGAGCTGGGCATGAAGTACGTGGACAAGGACGAGCTGTTCGCGTCCTCGGACCTGATCAGCCTGCACGTTCCGCTGCTGGAGTCCACGCACCACCTCATCGGCGCCCAGGCACTGAAGGCGATGAAGGACGACGCGATCCTGGTGAACTCCAGCCGCGGCGGGCTGGTGGACACGGACGCGCTGGTCACGGAGCTGCGGTCCGGGCGTTTCGCCGGGGTGGGCCTCGACGTGTACGAGGCGGAGGCCGGGCTCTTCTTCCTGGACAAGTCCCTGGTGGCCGTCGAGGACGACACCCTGGCCCGGCTGATCACCTTCCCGAACGTGGTCGTCACCTCCCACCAGGCGTACTACACCCACGACGCGGTGGGCCAGATCATCGACACCACCGTCGCCAACGTCGCGGACTACCTGGCGGGCCGCCGCTCGGAAAACACCCTCTCGCCCTCTTGA
- a CDS encoding 6-phosphofructokinase, whose amino-acid sequence MKVGVLTGGGDCPGLNAVIRSVVRKGVQEYAYDFVGFKDGWRGAVEGRTVPLDIPAVRGILPRGGTILGSSRTNPFKLDDGVRQIKENLAKYEVDALVAIGGEDTLGVAAKLYEEYGIPCVGVPKTIDNDLSATDYTFGFDTAVGIATEAIDRLHTTAESHMRVLVVEVMGRHAGWIALHSGLAGGANVILIPEQRFDVDQVCAWVNSRFKASYAPIVCVAEGAMPKDGDMVLKDATKDSFGHVRLSGVGEWLAKEIEARTGKEARTTVLGHVQRGGTPSAFDRWLATRFGLHAIDAVRDGDFGKMVALKGTDIVRVPIAEATAKLKTVDPALYKEAGVFFG is encoded by the coding sequence ATGAAGGTCGGAGTGCTGACGGGCGGCGGCGACTGCCCCGGGCTCAACGCGGTGATCCGCAGTGTGGTGCGCAAGGGCGTGCAGGAGTACGCCTACGATTTCGTCGGGTTCAAGGACGGCTGGCGCGGCGCGGTCGAAGGCCGCACCGTCCCCCTCGACATCCCCGCCGTCCGCGGGATCCTGCCGCGCGGCGGGACCATCCTCGGCTCCTCGCGCACCAACCCGTTCAAGCTGGACGACGGCGTCCGCCAGATCAAGGAGAACCTCGCCAAGTACGAGGTCGACGCCCTCGTCGCGATCGGCGGCGAGGACACCCTGGGCGTGGCCGCGAAGCTCTACGAGGAGTACGGCATCCCGTGCGTCGGGGTCCCGAAGACCATCGACAACGACCTGTCGGCCACCGACTACACCTTCGGCTTCGACACCGCCGTCGGCATCGCCACCGAGGCCATCGACCGGCTGCACACCACCGCCGAATCGCACATGCGGGTGCTGGTCGTCGAGGTGATGGGCCGGCACGCCGGCTGGATCGCCCTGCACTCGGGACTCGCGGGCGGCGCCAACGTCATCCTCATCCCGGAGCAGCGCTTCGACGTGGACCAGGTCTGCGCCTGGGTGAACTCCCGGTTCAAGGCGAGCTACGCGCCGATCGTGTGCGTGGCCGAGGGCGCGATGCCCAAGGACGGGGACATGGTGCTGAAGGACGCGACGAAGGACTCCTTCGGGCACGTCCGGCTGTCGGGCGTGGGCGAGTGGCTGGCCAAGGAGATCGAGGCGCGGACCGGCAAGGAGGCCCGTACGACCGTACTCGGGCACGTCCAGCGGGGCGGCACGCCGAGCGCCTTCGACCGGTGGCTGGCCACCCGCTTCGGGCTGCACGCGATCGACGCGGTGCGTGACGGGGACTTCGGGAAGATGGTCGCGCTGAAGGGGACGGACATCGTGCGGGTGCCGATCGCCGAGGCGACGGCGAAGCTGAAGACGGTGGACCCGGCGCTCTACAAGGAGGCCGGAGTGTTCTTCGGCTGA
- a CDS encoding response regulator transcription factor, with protein sequence MVVDDHPMWRDAVARDLSAAGFDLVATAGDGPEAVRRARAAAPHVLVLDLNLPGMPGVQVCKELVGANPALRVLVLSASGEHADVLEAVKSGATGYLLKSAGAQELIDAVRRTAAGDPVFTPGLAGLVLGEYRRLATDPAPAASDEPRAPQLTDRETEVLRLVAKGLSYKQIAERLVISHRTVQNHVQNTLGKLQLHNRVELVRYAIERGLDDA encoded by the coding sequence ATGGTCGTGGACGACCATCCGATGTGGCGGGACGCGGTCGCCCGCGACCTGTCCGCCGCCGGCTTCGACCTGGTGGCCACCGCCGGTGACGGACCCGAGGCCGTCCGCCGGGCCCGCGCGGCGGCCCCGCACGTCCTGGTCCTCGACCTCAACCTGCCCGGCATGCCCGGGGTTCAGGTCTGCAAGGAACTGGTCGGCGCCAACCCGGCCCTGAGGGTCCTCGTGCTCTCCGCGAGCGGCGAGCACGCCGACGTCCTGGAAGCGGTGAAGTCCGGCGCGACCGGCTACCTGCTGAAGTCCGCGGGCGCCCAGGAGCTCATCGACGCCGTGCGCCGCACGGCGGCCGGCGACCCCGTCTTCACCCCGGGCCTGGCCGGCCTGGTCCTCGGCGAGTACCGGCGCCTCGCCACCGACCCGGCGCCGGCCGCCTCCGACGAGCCGAGGGCACCGCAGCTCACCGACCGGGAGACCGAGGTGCTGCGGCTGGTGGCCAAGGGGCTCTCGTACAAGCAGATCGCGGAACGGCTGGTCATCTCCCACCGCACCGTGCAGAACCACGTGCAGAACACCCTGGGCAAGCTGCAGTTGCACAACCGGGTGGAGCTCGTCCGGTACGCGATAGAGCGCGGCCTCGACGACGCGTAA
- the macS gene encoding MacS family sensor histidine kinase, whose protein sequence is MAKRERVVRMSVEQPLWRALTAYRLLTMVYAALLFASAYKQFDRPWIAASYLAFLAGWTLITLPKVANAASCTKRFLGADLTVACVGILLTPLADAQARIVDGGPTLPSIWTAGSVLAFAIKGGWRWACFASSFVAAANLVQRGEPTRDTLHNVLLVWVASIAIGYVVEVARASEATLARALEIEAATRERERLARDIHDGVLQVLAMVQRRGTELGGEAAELGRMAGEQEVALRTLVSSGLARPSRISRDESLGAIVAAFEVEEPGADEGELDLRSLLAPHAGSRVSFAEPGTPVPLPVPAARELAAAVGAALDNVRKHAGEGASAWILVEDWGDEVIVTVRDDGPGIPAGRLDQAEGEGRMGVALSIRGRLRDLGGSAELVSVPGQGTEVELKVPRGSTK, encoded by the coding sequence ATGGCGAAGCGCGAGCGCGTCGTACGCATGTCGGTCGAGCAGCCGCTCTGGCGCGCCCTGACGGCCTATCGGCTGCTCACCATGGTCTACGCGGCGCTGCTGTTCGCCTCGGCCTACAAGCAGTTCGACCGCCCCTGGATCGCGGCCTCCTACCTCGCCTTCCTCGCGGGCTGGACCCTGATCACCCTCCCCAAGGTGGCGAACGCCGCCAGTTGCACCAAGCGGTTCCTGGGGGCCGACCTCACCGTCGCCTGCGTCGGAATCCTGCTCACCCCGCTCGCGGACGCCCAGGCGCGGATCGTGGACGGCGGCCCCACCCTCCCCTCGATTTGGACCGCGGGCTCCGTCCTGGCCTTCGCCATCAAGGGCGGCTGGCGCTGGGCCTGTTTCGCCTCGAGCTTCGTCGCCGCCGCCAACCTCGTCCAGCGCGGCGAGCCCACCCGGGACACCCTGCACAACGTGCTCCTGGTGTGGGTGGCCTCCATCGCCATCGGCTACGTCGTCGAGGTGGCCCGGGCCAGTGAAGCCACCCTGGCCCGCGCCCTGGAGATCGAGGCCGCCACCCGCGAACGCGAACGCCTCGCCCGCGACATCCACGACGGGGTCCTCCAGGTCCTCGCGATGGTCCAGCGGCGCGGTACCGAACTGGGCGGGGAGGCCGCCGAGCTGGGCCGGATGGCGGGGGAGCAGGAGGTCGCGCTGCGCACCCTGGTCTCCAGCGGGCTGGCCCGCCCCTCCCGGATCTCCCGCGACGAGTCACTCGGTGCGATCGTGGCCGCCTTCGAGGTGGAGGAACCCGGCGCCGACGAGGGCGAGCTGGATCTGCGGAGCCTCCTCGCCCCGCACGCCGGCTCGCGGGTGAGCTTCGCCGAACCGGGCACCCCGGTGCCGTTGCCGGTGCCCGCGGCGCGGGAACTTGCCGCGGCGGTCGGGGCCGCCCTCGACAACGTGCGCAAGCACGCGGGCGAGGGGGCCAGCGCCTGGATCCTGGTCGAGGACTGGGGCGACGAGGTGATCGTGACCGTCCGCGACGACGGCCCGGGCATCCCGGCCGGCCGGCTCGACCAGGCCGAGGGCGAGGGCCGGATGGGAGTGGCCCTGTCCATCCGGGGCCGGCTCCGTGACCTCGGCGGCAGCGCCGAGCTGGTGTCCGTCCCGGGGCAGGGCACCGAAGTGGAACTGAAAGTACCGAGGGGGAGCACCAAGTGA
- a CDS encoding lysophospholipid acyltransferase family protein — translation MKFSIGGSLKLAFRPWVEGLENIPAEGPAILASNHLSFSDSFFLPAVLDRKVTFIAKAEYFTSPGVKGKLTAAFFKGVGQLPVDRSGARGAGEAAIKSGIDVIERGELFGIYPEGTRSPDGRLYRGKPGGLARVALATGAPVIPVAMIDTEKIQPPGKVVPKLMRPGIRIGKPLDFSRYHGMDGDRFILRSVTDEVMYEIMKLSGQEYVDIYATAAKRQIADAEKAAARSEKAEKAEKADAAESTAKADPAAADSDK, via the coding sequence ATGAAGTTCTCGATCGGCGGTTCCCTGAAGCTCGCCTTCAGGCCGTGGGTGGAGGGCCTCGAGAACATTCCCGCAGAGGGGCCGGCGATCCTCGCGAGCAACCACCTGTCCTTCTCCGACTCCTTCTTCCTCCCGGCCGTGCTGGACCGGAAGGTGACCTTCATCGCGAAGGCGGAGTACTTCACCTCCCCGGGCGTCAAGGGCAAGCTGACGGCCGCCTTCTTCAAGGGCGTCGGCCAGCTCCCGGTGGATCGTTCGGGTGCGCGCGGGGCCGGCGAGGCAGCCATCAAGAGCGGCATCGACGTCATCGAGCGCGGAGAGCTGTTCGGTATTTACCCCGAGGGGACGCGTTCACCCGACGGCCGGCTCTACCGTGGCAAGCCGGGTGGTCTGGCCCGGGTGGCGCTGGCCACCGGCGCGCCCGTGATCCCCGTCGCGATGATCGACACGGAGAAGATCCAGCCGCCCGGCAAGGTGGTGCCCAAGCTGATGCGCCCGGGCATCCGGATCGGCAAGCCGCTGGACTTCAGCCGCTACCACGGCATGGACGGGGACCGCTTCATCCTCCGCTCGGTGACCGACGAGGTCATGTACGAGATCATGAAGCTTTCCGGCCAGGAGTACGTCGACATCTACGCGACGGCCGCCAAGCGCCAGATCGCCGACGCGGAGAAGGCCGCCGCCCGGAGCGAGAAGGCCGAGAAGGCCGAGAAGGCGGACGCCGCCGAAAGCACCGCGAAGGCCGACCCGGCCGCCGCGGACAGCGACAAGTAG
- a CDS encoding alpha/beta hydrolase: MPVLPGAEPFRHEGGKVGVLLCHGFTGSPQSMRPWADHLAAQGLTVSLPLLPGHGTRWQDMQLTGWQDWYAEVDRALRELLERCEQVFVFGLSMGGALTLRLAAKHGDAISGIVLVNPVNKIHDPLAVALPVVKHFVRSTPGIASDIAKPGADEVGYDRVPTRAAHSLRKFLQMLDTELPQVTQPLLLLHSPQDHVVRPTDSTRILARVSSTDVTETLLEQSYHVATLDHDAEQIFADSYAFVGRLSESLGREGAASGG; the protein is encoded by the coding sequence GTGCCCGTCCTCCCTGGAGCCGAGCCGTTCCGCCACGAGGGCGGAAAGGTCGGCGTCCTCCTCTGCCACGGCTTCACCGGTTCCCCCCAGTCGATGCGGCCCTGGGCCGACCATCTGGCCGCGCAGGGACTGACGGTGTCGCTGCCCCTGCTCCCCGGGCACGGCACTCGCTGGCAGGACATGCAGCTCACCGGCTGGCAGGACTGGTACGCCGAGGTGGACCGCGCGCTGCGGGAGCTGCTGGAGCGCTGCGAGCAGGTGTTCGTCTTCGGCCTGTCGATGGGCGGCGCGCTGACGCTGCGGCTGGCGGCGAAGCACGGGGACGCCATCAGCGGGATCGTCCTCGTCAACCCGGTCAACAAGATCCACGACCCGCTGGCCGTGGCCCTGCCGGTGGTCAAGCACTTCGTCCGGTCGACGCCGGGCATCGCGAGTGACATCGCCAAGCCGGGTGCGGACGAGGTCGGCTACGACCGGGTCCCGACCCGGGCCGCGCACTCGCTGCGCAAGTTCCTGCAGATGCTGGACACCGAACTGCCGCAGGTGACACAGCCGCTGCTGCTGCTGCACAGCCCGCAGGACCACGTGGTGCGGCCGACGGACTCGACGCGGATCCTGGCGCGGGTGTCCTCCACGGACGTCACCGAGACGCTGCTGGAACAGAGTTACCACGTCGCGACGTTGGACCATGACGCGGAGCAGATCTTCGCGGACAGCTACGCGTTCGTCGGGCGGCTGTCGGAGAGCTTGGGCAGGGAGGGGGCGGCCAGCGGTGGCTGA